A window of the Oncorhynchus keta strain PuntledgeMale-10-30-2019 chromosome 21, Oket_V2, whole genome shotgun sequence genome harbors these coding sequences:
- the il10 gene encoding interleukin-10 yields MSPCSLLLSVLLAAALQCEHAQCRRVPCSDRCCSFVEGFPVRLKELRTAFSTIRDYYEANDELETSLLDEGILHHLKSPVGCHAMDSLLKFYLDTVLPTAMNNRTQNNNDFKSPIDSIGNIFHELKKEIVQCRNYFSCKKPFDINEFISSYEKMQDKGLYKAMGELDLLFNYIEEYLVSKRRKH; encoded by the exons atgtctccctgctctctcctcctatccGTGCTGCTGGCTGCAGCGCTGCAGTGTGAGCATGCCCAGTGCAGACGTGTACCGTGCTCCGACCGTTGCTGCTCCTTCGTAGAGGGCTTCCCCGTCAGACTGAAGGAGCTCCGCACCGCCTTTTCCACCATCAGAGACTACTAc GAGGCTAATGACGAGCTGGAGACATCCCTGCTGGACGAAGGGATTCTACACCACTTGAAG AGCCCGGTGGGGTGTCATGCTATGGACAGCCTCCTGAAGTTCTATCTCGACACGGTGCTGCCCACCGCCATGAACAACAGGACACAGAACAACAACGACTTTAAATCTCCCATCGACTCCATCGGAAACATCTTCCACGAGCTGAAGAAAGAGATCGTCCAATGT aggaACTACTTCTCCTGTAAGAAACCGTTTGACATCAACGAGTTCATCTCCTCGTATGAGAAG ATGCAGGATAAGGGCCTGTATAAGGCAATGGGAGAGCTGGACCTACTCTTCAACTACATCGAGGAGTACCTGGTCTCTAAGAGACGCAAACACTGA